AGTCAAAGCTTATGTTAACCCATTAGAGAGAAGTTCAAATGATGAGTTAGGCATAAAAAAACTAGCAAACAAAAAAGTTGTTAATGGGCAACATTCTTTAGGAAAGTCTATTTCAGGCTTTGACAAAAAAGCAGCTCGTGCGACAAATGGGGCCCTGTTTGAAGAGTCAGAGCAAGATTACTTTGCCAATAAACATGAGCAACATGATCATATTGAGCCAGTTGACTAACCAGAAGAGTCGGACGTCGCATGGCAGGATGTAGTATCCATTATAAGATAGGGAGGATTAGAAGTTGGTGATAGGGCGAGCAGAGCAAGCGTTTCATTGCTTGATGTCGCACTAGACTTAATCAATTTCTTAAACAAATATGGCACAAAAAACTTACCATTTCATCGGAATAAAAGGGTCGGGCATGTCTGCATTGGCGCTCATGCTGCACCAAATGGGGCACACAGTACAAGGATCAGACTCCACCGATTATTATTTTACCCAACGTGGATTAGAACTTGCAGGGATTCCCATCCTCCCGTTTGATATTAAGAATATCACACCAGATGTTGAGATTATTGCTGGAAATGCCTTTCGAGATGACAACAATGTAGAGGTCGCCTATGCCGATAAAAATGGCTATGCTTATTCAAGATACCATGACTTCCTCGGGAAATTCATGACGAACTTTACATCAATTGGTGTAGCAGGTGCTCATGGTAAGACATCAACAACAGGTCTTTTAGCACATGTGATGAGTCATGTAACAGATACCTCTTATCTGATTGGTGATGGGACTGGCCGCGGGTCTGCTGATTCAGCTATGTTTGTTTTTGAGTCAGATGAATATGAACGTCATTTCTTGCCATATCACCCTGAATACTCAATCATTACAAATGTCGATTTTGACCATCCCGATTATTTTACAGGTATTGATGATGTCTTCGATGCTTTCCAAGCCTACGCCAATCAAATTACCAAAGGGATCTTTATTTACGGAGATGATCAGTATTTACAAAAACTGACAGCTAAAGCACCGATTTATCGTTATGGCTTTAAAGACGCTGATGATTACATTGCAAAAGATGTGACGAGAACGACAGCAGGATCTAAGTTTACAGCCTACTACCATGATCAAAAGGTTGGCGAGTTCACGGTACCGACCTATGGTAAGCATAATGTCTTAAATGCCTTAGCTGTTGTTGCTGTCATGCATCAAAATGGATTTGATGATCAGGCTGTGGCTAAGTACATGGCAACATTTGGTGGCGTTAAGCGTCGGTTTACAGAAAAAATAATCGGGGATCAAGTGATTATAGATGACTTTGCCCATCATCC
The DNA window shown above is from Lactococcus paracarnosus and carries:
- the murC gene encoding UDP-N-acetylmuramate--L-alanine ligase — translated: MAQKTYHFIGIKGSGMSALALMLHQMGHTVQGSDSTDYYFTQRGLELAGIPILPFDIKNITPDVEIIAGNAFRDDNNVEVAYADKNGYAYSRYHDFLGKFMTNFTSIGVAGAHGKTSTTGLLAHVMSHVTDTSYLIGDGTGRGSADSAMFVFESDEYERHFLPYHPEYSIITNVDFDHPDYFTGIDDVFDAFQAYANQITKGIFIYGDDQYLQKLTAKAPIYRYGFKDADDYIAKDVTRTTAGSKFTAYYHDQKVGEFTVPTYGKHNVLNALAVVAVMHQNGFDDQAVAKYMATFGGVKRRFTEKIIGDQVIIDDFAHHPTEIEATVDAARQKYPNKEIVAVFQPHTFTRTIALIDDFATSLNQADAVYLAQIYGSAREVDHGDVKVEDLAAKIEKPAKVITVDNVSPLLDHDNAVYVFMGAGDIQKYEYAFETLLSQLTNNVQ